The genomic stretch aaagggggtccaagcatcgacggaaGTACGTAATACATGCGATATTCACTATTTACGCTACagtagtcttcttgttgctccgcttcatttctcatcgccggtgactgacttgagcgtcggagggccaacaccgaggaccccttccctgactcgACACTAACATAATCTATATTACAGATCTGTATAAAATTTACAAGAAATCAGTGTAAATGTCACATTTCTATCTTCCTATCTCCTCAATTTTTAGAGAGGATGAATCATCTATTCAATTAATCTACGAATGATTTTTTGTTCACTTTAGTGGTCCTGTAAttctagttttttaaaaaaattatttttggcaCTTGTATTAATGATTCTCCACTTGCTGGTATAAAATTGAGAGATTATAAAAGGTTttcttaaatttaataaataaataataaaaaaagatttgaGAAAAAGTTGTACCTGTCATGTACTCTTATGGTACACACACCCACcggtatttaattattattttatttattttattatttttctaaaataaaatttatttattattcgcTATAAAAACGATCCACGAAACCAACCAACCAACCAGTCATCGGTCCTTCCAATTAGTCGTCGGTGGAACGGACGAGGATGTTGCGGCGGTTGTCGCGGGTGGCGGATTCCTCGCAGTACGAGGCGCTGCTGCGGCGGCGGCCGTGGCAACGCAAGGAGAGGCGGGAGTCGGCGGCGGAAGGCCACGTGCCGGTCTACGTCGGGGAGGAGATGGAGCGGTTCGAGGTCCCGACCCGGTTGCTGAACCGCCCGGCCTTCGTCGAGCTCCTCCGCCTCTCCGCCCAGGAGTACGGCTACGACCAGCGCGGCGTGCTCCGCATCCCATGCCCTGCCCCGCTCTTCCGCCGGCTCCTCGCTACCGAGGAAGGgaagtcgccgccgccgccgccggcgacggcggtggcggcggcggcggaggaggaaGAGCTGCTCCAGTCTTCGTTCGACGAGTGGTTCCTGTCCTCCTCCGATCCGTGCTGAACCGGCGAGTCGAAGCGGGGAGCTTCGCTGTAGATAAGCGGCTGAGATCGCCGGGGAAGGGGGGTGGTTGTGCAAAATAATGCTTCGAACCATTGTGTTTGGTTTACTGCACTCTTTCCGTCTTATTTGTCTTCTTCAGGCATGCGAATATAGAAAAAATCTAAGACTTTGGCGTATGTGTTCGTCTCATGAAGCTCTTTGCTCGATCGATCTCGCCAAACTATTCATTTTAATGGCGACCAATCATTGCTTTATAGAAAAAGGGGGAGACGAGAGTTCACACGCGCAGTCATTTCCTCGGTATATATTCCGTTGCACAATTTTATCGGAGACAGTGGagtaatttgaattaaaattataaatcaaattaaatttatctgTTAAATTGTACCTGAACGAATAATCTGATGCACATGTTACAAAGTAAAAGGAAGAGTTATTTGAAATGATTGAATTGGTTGAAAAATTGGGCTATTTATATGCTAGAGGGTAGATTCTTGAGTACAGACTCTTTGAGTAAAGATGCTCAAGGATGTTCCCGACTTCCCGAGTGTAGACTCCCGATCGGAAAGTCCGAGTTGCATAAGATTGCAGAGTATGAGTGGTAAACTCCTGACTTCTCGAGTGCAAACTCACGACTACAGAATCTCGACTGGAGAATCCTGACTATAGACTCCCTACTGGAGACTCCCAAGTGATGGAAAGAAAATGTGAAGCCTACTTTCAAGCAGTTTCTGTTAATGCTGGAAGCACTAGctaatcaaacttgtgttttCATATtagcaaaggttcaaagttaaaattatttgtgatctaataagcTCACCTAAGTGTGCAGACAAGTGGTCAAAAGTGTAAGTACTCagagatagttttgatatgatcaaccgagttaaattAGATGCTGTGCGTATTTGAtcattatgtctaagtgtgcagaagcttaggaacataagaagtcaagcGTGTTAgtgtaggttgcactaataatctggttttgatgtatgacaaataggttaaagttagatgtgttatttgtttaactactctaccaagtgtacaggagttgactagtctgagggacctgacactaggctgaaatccagctaggtctgcgggcctga from Zingiber officinale cultivar Zhangliang chromosome 5B, Zo_v1.1, whole genome shotgun sequence encodes the following:
- the LOC121987226 gene encoding auxin-responsive protein SAUR71-like, with translation MLRRLSRVADSSQYEALLRRRPWQRKERRESAAEGHVPVYVGEEMERFEVPTRLLNRPAFVELLRLSAQEYGYDQRGVLRIPCPAPLFRRLLATEEGKSPPPPPATAVAAAAEEEELLQSSFDEWFLSSSDPC